In one window of Chitinophagales bacterium DNA:
- a CDS encoding DUF5106 domain-containing protein yields the protein MKRLVLSLLLIWAGIAMAQTPAGRNIQITLKPLKNCKVYLGSYYGKTRVLADSCILNANSQGAFRGKTKLTGGIYFVVSPDYVIQFELLMDKAQQFSIVADTAQKDKAIITGSPDNDLFRKYSQFSANKGMQLQALEQQLQQARTAADSSRLQSLINAASNDLQVYRKNIMQQQPRSMLSMLFRVMQTPAAPAIPIVNGKPDSAFPYRYVKEHFWDDVIFNDDRLLRTPFFEPKLDDYFKYYVSPDPDSVIQEVQYLLLSARGTKELYPYLLTKFTNKYMNPEYMGQDKVFVYLFEQHYLKGDTTYLNAASRKTIFDRGYSMIANQLGQPAPVLDLTDTTGKPQALYAIKAPFTFVSFWDPHCGHCKETMPRVDSIYRAKWKNLGVAQYAVNVDEKILDDWKKFIQDNKLEGWTHVYQTRAARQLEEKAGLPNFRQLYDVKVTPTFYLLDKDKRIIAKQLTIEQFDELITERLKKK from the coding sequence ATGAAAAGATTGGTACTGAGTCTATTGCTTATCTGGGCGGGCATAGCTATGGCCCAAACGCCTGCGGGCAGAAATATCCAGATTACCCTTAAGCCATTGAAGAACTGTAAAGTGTATTTGGGCAGTTATTACGGTAAAACCAGGGTTCTGGCAGATTCCTGTATATTGAATGCCAATAGTCAGGGTGCTTTCCGAGGCAAAACCAAACTAACCGGCGGTATCTATTTTGTGGTATCGCCAGATTATGTAATTCAGTTTGAATTACTGATGGACAAAGCCCAGCAGTTCAGCATTGTGGCTGATACGGCACAGAAAGACAAAGCCATTATCACCGGCTCGCCTGATAATGATCTTTTCCGGAAATACTCACAATTCTCTGCCAATAAGGGCATGCAGTTGCAAGCCCTGGAACAGCAATTGCAACAAGCACGCACTGCAGCGGATTCATCTCGCTTACAATCACTCATAAATGCGGCTAGTAACGATTTACAGGTATATCGCAAGAACATCATGCAGCAGCAACCAAGATCGATGCTGAGTATGTTGTTCAGAGTGATGCAAACGCCTGCTGCGCCTGCTATCCCCATCGTCAATGGTAAGCCTGATTCGGCTTTTCCATATCGTTATGTAAAAGAACATTTCTGGGACGATGTAATCTTCAACGATGATCGCTTATTGCGTACACCCTTCTTCGAACCCAAGCTGGATGATTATTTCAAATATTATGTTTCACCTGATCCAGATTCTGTGATTCAGGAAGTACAATACTTGCTCCTGTCCGCACGAGGCACCAAGGAATTATATCCTTACCTCTTAACCAAGTTCACCAATAAATACATGAACCCTGAGTACATGGGTCAGGATAAAGTATTTGTGTACTTATTTGAACAACATTACCTCAAAGGTGATACCACTTATCTGAACGCTGCATCGCGCAAAACCATTTTCGACCGTGGCTATAGCATGATCGCGAATCAGCTGGGTCAACCTGCCCCAGTATTGGATTTGACAGATACTACCGGTAAACCGCAGGCTTTGTATGCTATCAAAGCGCCTTTCACTTTTGTGAGCTTTTGGGATCCCCATTGCGGCCACTGCAAGGAAACCATGCCAAGAGTGGATTCTATTTATCGCGCTAAGTGGAAAAATCTGGGTGTAGCACAATATGCTGTGAATGTGGATGAGAAAATTCTTGATGACTGGAAAAAGTTTATTCAGGATAACAAGCTGGAAGGTTGGACGCATGTGTATCAAACCAGAGCAGCAAGACAATTGGAAGAAAAAGCAGGCCTGCCTAATTTCAGGCAGTTGTATGATGTGAAAGTGACGCCAACTTTTTATTTATTGGACAAAGACAAACGCATCATCGCCAAACAGCTTACCATAGAACAGTTTGATGAATTGATCACCGAAAGGTTGAAGAAAAAATAA
- the lptB gene encoding LPS export ABC transporter ATP-binding protein: protein MNLTIHTKDLIKTYGGRTVVKQVSVNVNQGEIVGLLGPNGAGKTTTFYMVVGLIKPDQGHVYLNDQDITKLPMYKRAQMGIGYLPQEASVFRKLSVEDNIMAVLEMTKLTKGERQHKLETLLDEFNLHHVRKNNGDSLSGGERRRTEIARALAVDPKFILLDEPFAGVDPIAVEDIQTVVAKLKYKNIGILITDHNVNETLSICDRAYLLIEGKIFQHGTAEELADNEQVRRLYLGTNFELRRKDWIIEMERDNAARQNAENQ, encoded by the coding sequence TTGAACCTGACCATCCATACCAAAGACCTGATTAAGACTTACGGCGGCAGAACCGTGGTAAAACAAGTTTCTGTAAACGTAAATCAGGGTGAAATTGTGGGTTTGTTAGGGCCTAATGGTGCCGGCAAAACAACTACTTTCTATATGGTGGTTGGCCTGATTAAGCCAGACCAGGGCCATGTTTACCTGAATGATCAGGACATTACCAAACTGCCAATGTATAAGCGAGCCCAAATGGGCATTGGTTACTTACCACAGGAAGCCAGCGTGTTTCGTAAGCTGAGTGTGGAAGACAATATCATGGCGGTATTGGAAATGACCAAACTCACCAAGGGCGAAAGGCAACACAAATTGGAGACCTTATTGGATGAATTTAACCTGCACCATGTACGCAAAAACAATGGTGATAGCCTGAGTGGTGGCGAACGCAGAAGAACAGAGATTGCACGCGCATTGGCAGTAGACCCAAAATTTATTCTACTAGATGAACCCTTTGCTGGTGTGGATCCGATTGCAGTTGAGGATATTCAAACAGTGGTTGCAAAGCTGAAGTACAAAAACATTGGTATTCTAATTACAGACCACAACGTAAATGAAACCCTGTCTATCTGCGACCGGGCCTATCTCTTGATTGAAGGAAAAATCTTCCAGCATGGTACTGCTGAAGAGCTTGCCGATAATGAGCAAGTACGCAGACTTTATTTGGGTACCAATTTTGAGCTACGCAGAAAAGACTGGATCATTGAAATGGAAAGAGACAATGCTGCCAGACAAAATGCAGAAAACCAATAA
- the fabG gene encoding 3-oxoacyl-[acyl-carrier-protein] reductase, protein MKLLEGKLSIVTGAARGIGAAIALKLAEHGSNIAFTYVSDSSAEKAAALEAQIKALGVNAKAYKSNAADFAQCETFVNDVVKEFGTVDVCVNNAGISKDNLLLRMSKEQWDEVIDVNLSSVFNMTKQVIRPMMKAKKGSIINMSSIIGIRGNAGQGSYAASKAGIIGFTKSVAHELGSRNIRCNAIAPGFIETDMTHYLKEGAAAEEFLKKIPLGRFGKAEEIADTTLFLASDMSAYITGQVISACGGLNI, encoded by the coding sequence ATGAAACTACTTGAAGGAAAACTATCCATTGTAACCGGCGCAGCCAGAGGTATTGGCGCGGCCATAGCGCTTAAGCTGGCAGAACATGGCAGTAATATTGCATTTACCTATGTTAGCGACAGCAGTGCAGAAAAAGCTGCTGCACTGGAAGCACAAATTAAAGCCCTTGGTGTAAATGCCAAAGCATACAAAAGCAATGCAGCAGATTTTGCGCAGTGCGAAACCTTTGTCAACGATGTTGTAAAAGAGTTTGGCACCGTAGATGTGTGCGTGAATAATGCCGGTATCAGCAAAGACAATTTATTGCTGCGCATGAGCAAAGAACAATGGGATGAGGTGATTGATGTAAACCTGAGCAGTGTGTTCAATATGACCAAGCAGGTTATTCGCCCTATGATGAAGGCTAAAAAAGGCTCTATCATCAATATGAGTTCCATTATTGGTATTCGCGGTAATGCGGGCCAGGGTAGTTATGCTGCATCCAAAGCAGGTATTATCGGCTTTACCAAGTCTGTGGCACATGAATTGGGTAGCAGAAATATTCGTTGTAATGCCATTGCGCCAGGCTTTATTGAAACAGATATGACGCATTACCTCAAAGAAGGTGCTGCAGCTGAAGAATTCCTGAAAAAGATTCCCTTGGGCAGATTTGGTAAGGCAGAGGAAATTGCAGACACCACTCTTTTCCTGGCCAGCGACATGAGTGCCTATATCACCGGTCAGGTTATCAGCGCCTGCGGCGGATTGAATATTTAA
- a CDS encoding GH3 auxin-responsive promoter family protein, which produces MKLLSPAISRLARLRYANIEHWVHDPVHAQRDVLQDLVTHGQYTEIGRKYGMNKLFKVRDFKQAVPIHEYNDLKPYIERLMQGEENLLWNTPVEWFAKSSGTTSDKSKFIPVTEESLQDGHFSASKDVLTMYYHFNPDSDLLTGKGLVIGGSHQINKLNDSQHYGDLSAVLLQNTPFWGQWLRTPELSIALMDEWETKIEQLAQSTIYENVTSIAGVPTWTLVLIRRILEITGKRTLKEVWPGLELYIHGGVSFTPYREQFAKLIGADIHYLEIYNASEGFFAAQASPEDDGMLLFLNHGIFYEFMPLEEYGKANPETIGLNKVELGKQYALVISTNGGLWRYLVGDTVQFTSLKPYRIKVSGRIKHYINAFGEEVIADNADNAIAAACAQTGAVVNDYTAAPVYFSDHGNGAHEWLIEFEQVPADMATFTKALDEALKAVNSDYEAKRHKDIALGMPIVQSIQKGSFKEWLRSKGKLGGQHKVPRLSNDRTYIDEIKQHLS; this is translated from the coding sequence ATGAAGCTGCTCAGCCCCGCCATATCCCGACTGGCCCGTTTACGCTATGCCAATATTGAGCATTGGGTACATGATCCTGTGCACGCACAGCGCGATGTGCTTCAAGACCTTGTTACCCATGGCCAGTACACAGAGATTGGTAGAAAGTATGGCATGAACAAGTTGTTCAAAGTGCGCGACTTTAAACAAGCTGTACCGATTCACGAATACAACGACCTGAAGCCCTATATCGAAAGATTGATGCAGGGGGAGGAAAACCTGCTCTGGAATACGCCAGTTGAATGGTTTGCCAAGAGCAGTGGTACCACAAGCGATAAAAGTAAATTCATCCCAGTGACGGAAGAGAGTTTACAAGATGGCCATTTCAGTGCATCCAAAGATGTACTAACCATGTATTATCACTTCAATCCGGATAGTGATTTATTAACCGGTAAAGGATTGGTAATCGGCGGCAGCCATCAAATTAATAAACTGAATGATAGTCAGCATTACGGCGATTTAAGTGCTGTCTTGTTACAAAACACGCCTTTCTGGGGACAATGGTTGCGTACGCCTGAATTATCCATTGCATTGATGGATGAATGGGAGACTAAAATTGAGCAATTGGCTCAATCAACCATTTACGAAAATGTAACATCAATTGCAGGTGTACCTACCTGGACACTTGTCTTAATTAGACGCATTCTGGAAATTACCGGAAAGCGCACGCTGAAAGAAGTATGGCCGGGACTGGAATTATACATTCATGGCGGTGTTTCCTTTACACCGTATAGGGAACAGTTTGCCAAGTTGATTGGTGCAGATATTCATTACCTCGAAATCTATAATGCGAGCGAAGGTTTCTTTGCGGCACAGGCCAGTCCAGAAGACGATGGTATGCTACTCTTCTTGAATCATGGCATTTTTTATGAGTTCATGCCGCTGGAAGAATACGGTAAAGCAAATCCGGAAACCATTGGTTTGAATAAAGTAGAATTGGGCAAACAATACGCATTGGTTATTTCAACCAATGGCGGTCTTTGGCGCTATTTAGTTGGTGATACTGTTCAGTTTACTTCCTTAAAGCCATACAGAATCAAAGTAAGTGGCAGGATCAAACACTATATCAATGCATTTGGCGAGGAAGTGATTGCAGATAATGCAGACAATGCGATTGCTGCAGCCTGCGCGCAGACTGGCGCTGTGGTGAATGATTATACCGCTGCACCGGTTTACTTCAGTGATCATGGTAATGGTGCACACGAATGGCTGATAGAATTTGAACAGGTACCCGCTGATATGGCCACCTTCACCAAAGCACTGGATGAAGCCCTGAAAGCCGTAAACAGTGATTACGAAGCCAAAAGGCATAAAGACATTGCGCTGGGTATGCCCATTGTACAATCCATTCAAAAAGGTAGCTTTAAGGAATGGTTACGCAGCAAGGGTAAGCTTGGCGGCCAGCATAAAGTTCCAAGACTCAGCAACGACAGAACCTATATTGATGAAATCAAGCAACACCTATCATAA
- the rlmD gene encoding 23S rRNA (uracil(1939)-C(5))-methyltransferase RlmD yields MRKQKPPVILEKVLVEDYAAEGKSLARVNGKVIFLEHTVPGDIVDVQLGKSKKDWAEGRPIRFHQYSPDRVNPFCTHFGVCGGCQWQHLPYAKQLGYKQQQVLDNLTRIGKVALPEMPPIIGADVTQGYRNKIEYTFATQRYIPTDEFRKMKESGTFPESDKVAGFHARGFFDKVVEIDTCHLQEEPTNAIRKAIVAFAEQHHAPFYDIRQHQGWLRNIIIRIATTGELMVNLVLGYEQRSLREQLLDHLLQLFPQITTLLYTINSKHNDSIHDLKPEVYHGPGYIIEQLEDFRFKISPKSFFQTNTRQAEKLYQVTRAFAALTGKEVLYDLYCGTGSIGIFCSKGAAKIVGVELIADAIEDAKLNAAFNGIQHSYFTAGDVINICDDAFFATHGKPDVLITDPPRAGMHEKLVNKLLEISAPTVVYVSCNPATQARDLALLDEKYAVTRMQPVDMFPHTHHIENVVQLKLR; encoded by the coding sequence GTGAGAAAGCAGAAACCGCCCGTTATTCTGGAAAAAGTATTGGTAGAAGATTATGCTGCCGAGGGTAAATCGCTTGCCCGGGTTAATGGGAAAGTGATTTTTCTGGAACATACTGTACCCGGAGATATTGTAGATGTTCAACTGGGTAAGAGTAAAAAAGATTGGGCAGAGGGGCGCCCCATTCGCTTTCATCAATATTCGCCCGATAGGGTCAATCCTTTCTGTACACATTTTGGTGTATGTGGTGGCTGCCAGTGGCAACACCTGCCTTATGCCAAACAGTTGGGATACAAGCAGCAGCAAGTGCTGGATAATCTCACCCGCATTGGTAAAGTTGCTTTACCGGAGATGCCGCCCATTATTGGGGCTGATGTAACGCAAGGCTATCGCAATAAAATTGAATACACGTTTGCTACGCAGCGCTATATCCCTACTGATGAGTTTCGCAAGATGAAGGAATCGGGTACATTCCCCGAGAGCGATAAAGTAGCCGGCTTTCATGCGCGTGGCTTTTTTGATAAAGTAGTAGAGATTGATACCTGTCATCTACAGGAAGAACCTACCAACGCCATTCGTAAAGCGATTGTGGCTTTTGCAGAACAACATCATGCACCATTTTACGATATCCGCCAGCACCAAGGTTGGTTACGTAATATCATCATCCGTATTGCGACTACTGGTGAGCTGATGGTGAATCTGGTATTGGGCTATGAACAGCGTTCATTGCGTGAGCAGCTGCTCGATCATTTGCTGCAGTTGTTTCCACAGATTACCACGTTACTATATACAATCAACAGCAAGCATAACGATAGTATTCATGATTTGAAACCGGAAGTCTATCATGGCCCGGGTTATATCATTGAACAGCTGGAAGATTTTCGTTTTAAAATCAGTCCCAAGTCTTTCTTCCAAACCAATACCCGTCAGGCAGAAAAACTCTATCAGGTTACCAGAGCGTTCGCGGCCCTAACGGGAAAAGAAGTCTTATACGATTTGTATTGCGGTACAGGTAGTATTGGTATTTTCTGCAGCAAGGGCGCTGCCAAGATTGTTGGGGTGGAATTGATTGCTGACGCGATAGAAGATGCCAAACTCAATGCAGCATTCAACGGCATTCAGCACTCTTATTTCACGGCTGGTGATGTAATCAATATCTGTGATGACGCATTTTTTGCTACGCATGGCAAACCGGATGTATTGATTACTGACCCGCCAAGAGCCGGTATGCATGAAAAACTCGTCAATAAATTGCTGGAGATCAGCGCACCCACAGTGGTGTATGTAAGCTGTAACCCAGCCACACAAGCCAGAGACCTGGCTTTACTGGATGAAAAATACGCAGTTACCAGAATGCAGCCGGTGGATATGTTTCCGCATACCCACCACATTGAAAATGTTGTACAATTGAAATTGCGCTAA
- a CDS encoding rhomboid family intramembrane serine protease: MQTSAYSRSGRQLLLGQDNNGLVLLFAINGIMFILLNFLKITYFLSYDDNATAELFFRKQILNWFVLPSDPDMFFTRPWTLLTYMFTHMQIWAFLSNMLWLWAFGYILQDLSGNNKLIPVYLYGGFIGGLVFLLSVNLVPAFQRNLEFMPNLMGAGAAVMAIAVATTTLTPDYRIFPLLNGGIPLWVLTLIFVAIDFAFIASANGGIALAHLTGAAIGFIYIHQLRKGRDIGAWMTSLVQWIDDLFNPEKKHRSDKRKEQLYYRSNKKPYTKTPLLTQQKLDAILDKINQHGYEMLTEEEKAFLKRASEEEL, encoded by the coding sequence GTGCAAACAAGCGCTTATTCAAGATCGGGCAGACAATTATTGCTGGGGCAGGATAATAACGGCCTTGTATTGCTTTTTGCCATCAACGGCATTATGTTCATCCTGTTGAACTTTCTGAAGATCACTTATTTTCTTTCTTATGATGATAATGCTACGGCAGAATTATTCTTCCGTAAGCAGATACTGAATTGGTTTGTGCTGCCTTCCGATCCGGATATGTTTTTTACGAGACCCTGGACTTTGCTTACCTATATGTTTACGCATATGCAGATCTGGGCTTTTCTGTCTAATATGCTTTGGCTTTGGGCATTTGGTTATATCCTGCAGGATCTCTCCGGAAACAATAAGCTTATTCCTGTTTATCTATATGGTGGGTTTATCGGCGGTTTGGTTTTTTTACTCAGCGTAAACTTGGTTCCTGCTTTTCAACGCAACCTCGAGTTTATGCCCAATCTCATGGGTGCCGGTGCTGCAGTAATGGCCATTGCTGTTGCAACAACGACATTGACACCTGACTACAGAATCTTTCCTTTGCTCAATGGTGGTATTCCTTTGTGGGTGCTTACCTTGATTTTCGTTGCCATTGATTTTGCTTTCATCGCCAGTGCCAATGGTGGCATTGCGCTCGCACATTTAACTGGTGCAGCAATTGGTTTTATCTATATCCATCAACTACGTAAGGGTAGAGATATTGGTGCATGGATGACCAGTTTGGTGCAGTGGATAGATGATTTGTTTAATCCGGAGAAAAAGCATCGCTCAGATAAGCGCAAAGAACAATTGTATTATCGCTCCAATAAAAAGCCTTATACCAAAACACCTTTGCTTACGCAACAAAAACTGGATGCCATTTTGGATAAGATCAATCAGCATGGGTATGAAATGCTCACTGAAGAAGAGAAAGCATTTTTGAAAAGAGCATCCGAAGAAGAGCTGTAA
- a CDS encoding rhomboid family intramembrane serine protease, with protein sequence MTEFRPTRFEILPLIVKNLLIINGLMFLAQITFSGPTTSFSFEDNLALHAWQSELFRPWQLITHMFLHGDFGHIFGNMFALWMFGSILENLWGPKRFLTFYLVCGLGAAFIHLLFLNYEFAELARDYQYVFNKQDAGNQALVNAMIDFINKYHVGFPAQSLEFIRENPQDNQSVDLLFQSITKAYKSAVNNATIGASGAVFGVLAAFIYLFPNTYIYLYFLVPIKAKWLGLLYFGYEVLFALRNSAGDNVARWAHIGGAIVGFLIVLTWNKKNKKTFY encoded by the coding sequence ATGACTGAATTCAGACCCACGCGATTTGAAATATTGCCACTCATCGTCAAGAACCTGCTCATCATTAATGGGCTGATGTTTTTGGCGCAGATAACTTTCAGCGGTCCAACCACTAGTTTCTCTTTTGAAGATAATCTGGCCTTGCACGCCTGGCAGAGTGAGCTGTTCCGTCCTTGGCAATTAATCACGCACATGTTTTTGCACGGCGATTTCGGCCACATCTTCGGGAATATGTTTGCGCTCTGGATGTTTGGTTCTATTCTGGAAAATCTATGGGGACCAAAACGCTTTCTCACTTTCTACCTGGTTTGTGGCTTGGGGGCAGCATTTATTCATTTGTTGTTCTTGAATTATGAATTCGCTGAGTTAGCTCGAGACTATCAATATGTATTCAATAAGCAGGATGCTGGTAATCAGGCCTTAGTGAATGCCATGATTGACTTCATCAATAAATACCATGTGGGCTTTCCTGCACAGTCGCTGGAGTTTATTAGAGAAAATCCGCAGGACAATCAATCAGTGGACCTGCTTTTCCAAAGCATTACCAAAGCATATAAATCTGCCGTCAACAATGCAACCATCGGCGCCAGCGGTGCGGTGTTTGGTGTATTGGCCGCATTTATTTATCTCTTCCCCAACACCTATATTTATTTGTACTTTTTGGTGCCCATCAAGGCCAAATGGTTGGGTTTGTTGTATTTCGGGTATGAAGTGCTGTTTGCCTTACGTAATTCAGCCGGTGACAATGTAGCCCGTTGGGCGCATATTGGTGGAGCAATTGTAGGCTTCCTCATCGTACTCACTTGGAACAAAAAGAATAAAAAAACGTTTTATTAA
- a CDS encoding endonuclease/exonuclease/phosphatase family protein, with amino-acid sequence MATKASGFKYYFRLFFLIINLIVALIFVLGCFSPILNPVDFWPSGFVSLVMPYLIITLLFFVLFWLIMRPIVAIFPIIVLLAGYQQVLSIFAFHPTERFQIAKAPDAIRVITWNIHGFNGLSGTKSTLRLIREEIFKTIDESGADVICLQEFNHSTKMEVRSDNIGLFQKAFPYYYFSHDYAFSDHYQAGTILFSKLPIVDTGKIRYANGEHLIWADVVKGKDTIRVYTTHLQSFNFGVEDYANMYDLKEGEADPLSSSRPILRKMREAFRYRGTQADMIQEVLMQNRLPSFICGDFNDVPGSYTYFRVKGDRQDVFLKKDFGIGRTYNSLAPTLRIDYILPDKQLEVLQCDLVDEGLSDHQMLIADLRVRK; translated from the coding sequence ATGGCAACCAAGGCTTCAGGCTTTAAATATTATTTCAGGCTTTTCTTCCTTATCATCAATCTTATTGTAGCACTAATTTTTGTGTTGGGATGTTTTTCCCCAATACTGAATCCTGTTGATTTCTGGCCATCAGGCTTTGTATCGCTGGTGATGCCTTACTTGATCATCACATTGCTATTTTTTGTTTTGTTCTGGTTGATCATGCGTCCCATCGTCGCCATTTTTCCAATTATAGTATTACTGGCAGGCTATCAACAGGTTCTATCCATTTTTGCCTTCCATCCTACAGAAAGGTTTCAAATAGCAAAAGCACCGGATGCCATTCGTGTCATTACTTGGAATATCCATGGGTTTAATGGATTGAGTGGTACTAAGTCAACCCTGCGCCTAATCCGCGAAGAGATATTCAAAACCATCGATGAATCTGGCGCTGATGTGATTTGTCTGCAAGAATTTAACCATAGTACTAAGATGGAAGTGCGTTCAGACAATATTGGTTTGTTTCAAAAAGCATTTCCATACTACTATTTCTCGCACGATTATGCTTTCAGTGATCATTACCAAGCGGGCACCATACTTTTTTCCAAACTGCCCATTGTAGATACAGGTAAGATTCGCTATGCCAACGGAGAACACCTGATCTGGGCAGATGTGGTAAAGGGTAAGGATACTATTCGCGTCTATACAACTCACTTGCAATCTTTCAATTTTGGTGTGGAAGATTATGCCAATATGTATGACCTGAAAGAGGGTGAAGCAGATCCATTGAGTTCGTCGCGACCTATTCTGCGGAAAATGCGCGAGGCTTTCCGTTATCGTGGCACGCAAGCGGATATGATACAAGAAGTGTTGATGCAGAATCGTTTGCCTTCATTTATATGTGGCGACTTCAATGATGTGCCCGGTTCATATACATATTTCCGCGTGAAAGGTGATAGACAGGATGTTTTTCTGAAAAAGGATTTTGGCATCGGCAGAACTTATAATTCTTTGGCGCCAACCCTGCGTATCGATTATATCCTGCCCGATAAGCAGCTGGAAGTACTGCAATGCGATCTGGTTGACGAAGGCCTCAGCGATCACCAGATGCTGATTGCCGACCTGCGTGTGCGAAAATGA
- a CDS encoding DUF3667 domain-containing protein, translating into MKSSNTYHNHEVICKNCGHTFTGHYCNNCGEKVYSSHDKSLLHIAEEFLHFLTHFEGAFLTTLRTIITTPGKFSLDYCNGIRKKYFKPVSLFLLLVILYLLFPKYQGLNMKLNTYANDEYEYTWFSVPLIKNKMQKEAVTYRTIADRYDKKSPAVSKITLFSLIPLSALFLAALFFYRKRLLFDHFIIAIELSAFFIALHFLIVPFIAFVVTAIHQPWERFFWDGNYWVEYPVLLMDTLYITFAFRRFYDTKWLLTIPSAIVFLYVYGEWIFYLYKIMVLYFTLQLC; encoded by the coding sequence ATGAAATCAAGCAACACCTATCATAACCACGAGGTGATCTGCAAAAACTGTGGCCACACTTTCACAGGTCATTACTGTAATAACTGTGGCGAGAAAGTCTATTCATCACACGATAAATCATTGCTGCATATAGCAGAAGAGTTTCTGCACTTTCTCACACACTTCGAAGGAGCTTTTCTTACTACACTAAGAACAATTATTACCACACCCGGTAAGTTCTCTCTTGATTATTGCAACGGTATTCGTAAAAAGTATTTCAAGCCAGTTTCACTTTTTCTGCTGCTGGTTATTCTATACCTGCTGTTCCCGAAATACCAGGGGTTGAATATGAAACTGAACACCTATGCAAATGATGAGTATGAATACACCTGGTTTTCGGTTCCGTTAATTAAAAATAAGATGCAAAAAGAAGCAGTAACTTATCGAACAATCGCAGATCGTTACGATAAAAAATCACCTGCTGTTTCTAAAATAACTTTGTTTTCCCTCATTCCCTTATCAGCATTGTTTCTAGCTGCTTTGTTCTTTTACAGAAAGAGATTATTATTTGATCATTTCATCATTGCGATTGAGTTGAGTGCATTCTTTATTGCATTACATTTTTTGATCGTTCCATTTATTGCCTTTGTTGTAACAGCTATACACCAACCTTGGGAACGCTTTTTCTGGGATGGTAATTATTGGGTTGAATATCCAGTTTTACTAATGGATACGCTTTACATTACTTTTGCTTTCAGAAGATTCTATGACACCAAATGGTTACTGACAATACCATCTGCAATTGTTTTTCTTTATGTGTATGGTGAGTGGATATTTTACTTATATAAGATAATGGTACTCTACTTCACACTACAACTGTGCTGA
- a CDS encoding methylenetetrahydrofolate reductase codes for MKVTEHIQQAKDTLISFEVLPPLKGKTIQSLYDHLDPLMEFKPSWINVTYHRSETAFKKKTDGTFEKVEVRKRPGTVGICAAIMNHYQVDTVPHFICGGFNKRESEDALIDLNFLGIDNVLVLRGDAAKNEASFEPEADGHRYAIDLQRQVVNLNSGIYLDDDIRNGGKTDFCIGTAGYPEKHFEAPNLEIDLQRLKDKVDAGADYIMTQMFFDNQKFFDYVKACRDMGINVPIIPGLKPITNKKQLSVLPRIFHVDIPTELSNAIMKCKTDEECEKVGTEWLIHQSRELKKFGVPVLHYYTLGKPKVIWNVVKEII; via the coding sequence ATGAAAGTAACCGAGCACATCCAACAGGCCAAAGACACCCTGATTTCATTTGAGGTATTGCCACCACTCAAGGGCAAGACTATCCAAAGTTTATATGATCATCTGGATCCATTGATGGAGTTTAAACCATCTTGGATCAATGTTACTTATCACAGAAGTGAAACGGCTTTTAAAAAGAAGACTGATGGCACTTTTGAAAAAGTAGAAGTGCGCAAGCGTCCCGGTACGGTGGGTATTTGTGCGGCCATCATGAACCACTATCAAGTGGATACGGTGCCACATTTTATTTGCGGTGGTTTTAATAAGCGCGAAAGTGAAGATGCGCTGATTGACCTGAACTTCTTAGGTATTGATAATGTATTGGTGTTGCGTGGTGATGCAGCCAAGAACGAAGCTTCTTTTGAGCCAGAAGCGGATGGACACCGTTACGCGATTGATTTGCAGCGACAAGTAGTTAACCTAAATAGTGGTATTTATTTGGACGACGATATCCGCAACGGTGGTAAAACTGATTTCTGTATTGGTACTGCCGGTTATCCAGAGAAACACTTTGAAGCGCCCAATTTGGAGATTGATCTGCAAAGGCTCAAAGACAAAGTTGATGCTGGTGCAGATTATATCATGACACAGATGTTCTTCGATAATCAGAAATTCTTTGATTATGTAAAAGCTTGTCGTGATATGGGTATCAATGTACCCATCATTCCGGGCTTGAAACCAATTACCAATAAGAAGCAGTTAAGCGTTTTGCCGCGAATTTTCCATGTAGATATTCCTACAGAGCTCAGCAACGCTATTATGAAATGTAAGACTGACGAGGAATGCGAGAAAGTGGGTACAGAATGGCTGATTCATCAGAGCCGCGAATTAAAGAAATTCGGCGTACCTGTATTGCACTACTATACTTTGGGTAAACCCAAAGTGATTTGGAATGTGGTAAAAGAAATCATCTAA